A genomic window from Cupriavidus basilensis includes:
- a CDS encoding LysR substrate-binding domain-containing protein, producing MDFDPTLLRAFVAVKETGGFTRAAQRLHLTQSAVSHQIRRLEEQVGRPLLHRTTRTLTLTEDGNDFLQHAEQILASLDALSRRFRPSPVCGVVRFGVPETFLGERLPQLLSRFARAFPAVRLDVNVGTYLDLRAMIKAGELDLAVVLSAPGGEGGTVLQHTRFVWAAAQAFEVAPGASLPLALSPSPCVNRQVGVAALEGTPIPWHVAFTSPSQEGIRTAVLAGLGASVQIRGDLKPGMKVIDGQYGLPALPAADFALIWRDGEKTPAAREFGRLLVSLQAPPPKPGRRRKNP from the coding sequence ATGGATTTCGATCCGACACTGTTGCGGGCCTTTGTCGCCGTCAAGGAAACCGGCGGCTTCACGCGCGCGGCGCAGCGGCTGCACCTGACGCAGTCCGCGGTCAGCCATCAGATCCGGCGGCTCGAAGAGCAGGTGGGCCGGCCGCTGCTGCACCGCACGACGCGCACCCTGACCCTGACCGAGGACGGCAACGATTTTCTCCAGCACGCGGAGCAGATCCTGGCCTCGCTCGATGCTCTTTCGCGCCGGTTCCGGCCCTCTCCCGTTTGCGGTGTGGTGCGCTTCGGCGTGCCGGAAACCTTCCTGGGCGAGCGGCTTCCGCAACTGCTGTCGCGGTTCGCCCGGGCATTCCCCGCGGTGCGTCTCGATGTGAACGTGGGCACGTACCTGGACTTGCGCGCGATGATCAAGGCCGGCGAACTGGATCTTGCCGTGGTGTTGTCGGCGCCGGGCGGCGAGGGCGGCACGGTGCTGCAGCACACGCGGTTCGTGTGGGCCGCCGCCCAGGCCTTCGAGGTCGCACCGGGTGCGTCGTTGCCGCTCGCGTTGTCGCCGTCGCCCTGCGTCAACCGGCAGGTGGGCGTGGCGGCACTGGAGGGCACCCCCATACCGTGGCACGTGGCGTTTACGTCGCCAAGCCAGGAGGGCATCCGCACTGCGGTACTGGCGGGGCTCGGCGCCTCGGTGCAGATTCGCGGCGACCTGAAGCCGGGGATGAAGGTGATCGATGGCCAGTACGGCTTGCCAGCGCTGCCGGCGGCGGATTTTGCGCTGATCTGGCGCGATGGTGAGAAGACGCCGGCCGCGCGCGAGTTCGGGCGGTTGCTGGTGAGCCTGCAGGCGCCGCCGCCCAAGCCTGGCCGGCGGCGCAAGAATCCCTAG